Genomic window (Kribbella jejuensis):
ACGACTCCGGTACGGCGATCGTCGAGACCCGTCCGGGTGCGGCCGCGGGCGCTCCGGTGCAGCTCGACCTGGTGCCCGCGAACGGCGTACTCAAGCTGGTCAACACCGCGACCACCGGCGCGGCCGGCTCCGCGAACACGATCAGCGTCGACCGCGACCACGGCACGAACGTGGTCCGGATCACCGGGTCGATGCCGCTCGGGTCCGCGGTCGAGCAGGACTGGGTGACGGTCTGGGAGCCCGAACTGTACGCCGCCGACGTGTTCCGCCGGCAGCTGGCCGCGCAGGGCATCACGGTCAGCGGCACGATCAAGAACGCGGCCACCCCGGCCGGCGCCGGGCGGCTGGCCCGGGACGAGTCGATGACGGTCGGCGAGCTGATGACACCGTTCCTCAAGCTCTCGAACAACATGCACGCCGAGACACTGGTGAAGGCGATGGGCGCGGTCGCCGAGGCGGACGGCAGCTGGTCCTCCGGGCTCGACGTCGTGACCAACTACGCGAAGACCCTCGGCGTCGACACCAGCCGGATCCGGCTGTCCGACGGCTCCGGCCTGTCCCGCAAGGTCAACGTCACCGCGGACTCGGTCACCGACGTACTGATCGGCGCCCAGAAGGAGCCGTGGTGGAAGCAGTGGTACGACGCGCTGCCGATCGCGGGCAACCCGGCACGGTTCGTCGGCGGGACGCTGCGCAGCCGGATGCAGAACACACCGGCGGCCAACAACCTGCACGGCAAGACCGGGTCGCTCACCGGCGTCACCGCGCTGTCCGGGTACGTCACGAACAAGGACGGACGGAAGCTTGTCTTCTCGATGATCAGCAACAACTACCTGAGCAGCCCTCGCTCGATCGAGGACGCGGTCGGCGTCACCCTCGCCTCGTGGTCCGACCAGGCTCCGCCGCCTGCCGCAGTCGTCGCGCCGTTCAAGGCCGCTACGCCGACGTGTGAATCGGAGTGGGACAAGGCCTGTTAATGACGTGACAGTACGGCGGTCGTTCCGCACCATGTGGGGATGACCGCCGTACTGCCCGAGGGCTACACCGTCCGGTCGCCCACGAAGGAGGACGCGCAGGCGGTCCTCGATCTGGTCGCCGCCTACAACACCCCGCTGATCGGGAACGCCGACTTCACGCTCGAAGACGCCGAGGACCAGCTCACCGAGCCGGGGTTCGACCCGGAGCGGGACGGCCGGCTGGTGTTCGACGGCGACCGGCTGGTCGGCTTCGGCGCGATCTACGGCAAGGGCGACCACCGGCAGGTCGACCTCGACATCGTGTCGCTCGACCCGGTCGTCGAACAGTGGCTGCTCGAGCAGGCCGTCGACCGGGCCCGCGAGTTCGGCCGCGAGTACGGACACGTCTCGGTGCAGGCCGACATCGTCGCGTACCGGGCCGATGCCGAGCGCCGCGAACGCCTGGCCGGCTGGGGATTCGGGCCCGGTACGACGTTCCACCGGATGCGGATCGACCACGACGGGCCGGTGCCGGCACCGGAGGTTCCGCCCGGCGTCACGGTCCGCCGCGGTGCGCCCGACGAGGACAGCCGACGCGCCGCGCACGCCGTACTGAACGAAAGCTTCGAAGGGCAGTTCGGGTTCTCGCCGCGGACGTTCGAGGAATGGCACGCCGCTCAGGAGAACCATTCGGCCTTCGACTGGTCGCAGCTGACGTTGCTGGAACTCGACGGTGACGTCGTCGCGCTGCGGTCGTGTACGAACCAGTTCGTCGAGGACGAGAACTGCGGCTACATCGGCCGGCTCGGCGTGCTGGAGAAGGCGCGCGGGAAAGGGCTCGCCAAGTTCCTGCTGCGGGATCAGTTCGCCGTGGATGCGGCTGCCGGACGAGCCGGGACGATCCTGCACGTCGACACGAACAACCCGACGCCGGCGCTCGGCGTCTACCTGTCCGTCGGGATGCAGGCGGTGCTGGTGATGGAGGTCTGGCGGCGCGAGGTGACCGTGTGAGCCTGCCGGACGGCTACACCTGGCGGCCGATGCGGCTCTCGGATGCCGCGCTCATCGCCGAACGCTCCGCCGACTACACGTCGGCACTGCTCGGGTTCGCCAAGCACAGTCCGGAGGACGTCGCGAACTATCTGCGCGATCCCGGCACGAACCTGGAGACCGACGGCTGGGTGGTCCTCGGGCCCGACGGCTTCGTCGGCTCGGCGACCGCGGTCCCGGTCACCGGCGGGTCGCACGTGAACGTCGACATCCTGAGTTCGGATCCCGTCGTACTCGACTGGTTGCTCGAGCAAGCGGAAGGGCGCGGCGGTGAGGGTGCCGTGATGCGGGTCGGCGCCATCCGTCAGGACGAGCTCCTGCCGGGCGTCCTGATGGCGCGTGGGTATGTGATCGGTACGGCGGTGCATCGGATGCGGATCGACTTCGACGGGCCGGTGGCGCGGCCGTTCGAGCCGGACGGGGTCGTCGTCCGGCGGGGTGCTCCGGACG
Coding sequences:
- the dacB gene encoding D-alanyl-D-alanine carboxypeptidase/D-alanyl-D-alanine-endopeptidase; translated protein: MIAAVAAVAAVAGGFVGQSAAAPTAVQETALQQRLDSLLNDSRYDGSQVALVVRDATTGETLYDRNGAERLLPASNTKLFTSTAAMHTLGPSYRFHTDVLATAPVRGGQLHGDLYLKGYGDPTALESDYAGLAKQLKAAGVRRITGNLIADDTYFDHIRLGDSWAWDDEPYYYNAQISALTLAPNTDYDSGTAIVETRPGAAAGAPVQLDLVPANGVLKLVNTATTGAAGSANTISVDRDHGTNVVRITGSMPLGSAVEQDWVTVWEPELYAADVFRRQLAAQGITVSGTIKNAATPAGAGRLARDESMTVGELMTPFLKLSNNMHAETLVKAMGAVAEADGSWSSGLDVVTNYAKTLGVDTSRIRLSDGSGLSRKVNVTADSVTDVLIGAQKEPWWKQWYDALPIAGNPARFVGGTLRSRMQNTPAANNLHGKTGSLTGVTALSGYVTNKDGRKLVFSMISNNYLSSPRSIEDAVGVTLASWSDQAPPPAAVVAPFKAATPTCESEWDKAC
- a CDS encoding GNAT family N-acetyltransferase, whose product is MTAVLPEGYTVRSPTKEDAQAVLDLVAAYNTPLIGNADFTLEDAEDQLTEPGFDPERDGRLVFDGDRLVGFGAIYGKGDHRQVDLDIVSLDPVVEQWLLEQAVDRAREFGREYGHVSVQADIVAYRADAERRERLAGWGFGPGTTFHRMRIDHDGPVPAPEVPPGVTVRRGAPDEDSRRAAHAVLNESFEGQFGFSPRTFEEWHAAQENHSAFDWSQLTLLELDGDVVALRSCTNQFVEDENCGYIGRLGVLEKARGKGLAKFLLRDQFAVDAAAGRAGTILHVDTNNPTPALGVYLSVGMQAVLVMEVWRREVTV
- a CDS encoding GNAT family N-acetyltransferase produces the protein MSLPDGYTWRPMRLSDAALIAERSADYTSALLGFAKHSPEDVANYLRDPGTNLETDGWVVLGPDGFVGSATAVPVTGGSHVNVDILSSDPVVLDWLLEQAEGRGGEGAVMRVGAIRQDELLPGVLMARGYVIGTAVHRMRIDFDGPVARPFEPDGVVVRRGAPDEASRRAAHGVLMEAFAEQPGTLPRPYDEWVASRESRSTFDWSQVTIVELDGRAVGMTECNDNFVSTDNCGYVGRLAVVPSARGRGLAKYLLRNAFAVDSAAGRSGTILHVDTNNPTPAVALYTGVGMRPDLISDIWQRTIRPA